The Deltaproteobacteria bacterium genome window below encodes:
- the fabG gene encoding 3-oxoacyl-ACP reductase FabG encodes MRDRHVLCTGGAGGLGNKVTAALIRRGARVTVPVHARSEGDRLQAELGPLSSHVRLVEADLRDEAQVAAIAAEMPRLDALVHLVGGFAMGPTTSFTLTAYHEQIELNLTTTFLAVKHALARMQTVGSGRIVTVASRAALEPSGATSVYSACKAAVLAFTRAVADETRGTGITANCVLPSIIDTPANRAAMGDADAAKWVKPERLAETIGFLASEEAGDLRGSAIQVYGSA; translated from the coding sequence ATGCGAGACAGACACGTGCTGTGCACCGGCGGTGCGGGTGGCCTGGGCAACAAGGTGACGGCGGCGCTCATCCGTCGCGGCGCGCGCGTGACGGTGCCGGTGCACGCACGCAGCGAGGGCGACAGGCTGCAGGCCGAGCTCGGCCCGCTGTCGAGCCACGTGCGCCTGGTCGAGGCCGACCTGCGCGACGAGGCCCAGGTCGCGGCGATCGCCGCCGAGATGCCGAGACTCGATGCGCTGGTGCACCTCGTCGGCGGGTTCGCGATGGGCCCGACCACCAGCTTCACGCTGACCGCCTACCACGAGCAGATCGAGCTCAACCTGACCACCACCTTCCTCGCGGTGAAGCACGCGCTCGCGCGCATGCAGACCGTCGGCAGCGGTCGCATCGTCACGGTCGCCTCGCGGGCGGCGCTCGAGCCCAGCGGCGCCACCTCGGTGTACTCGGCGTGCAAGGCCGCCGTGCTCGCGTTCACCCGTGCGGTCGCCGACGAGACCCGCGGCACCGGCATCACCGCCAACTGCGTGCTACCCAGCATCATCGACACCCCGGCCAACCGCGCCGCGATGGGCGACGCCGACGCGGCCAAGTGGGTGAAGCCCGAGCGACTCGCCGAGACCATCGGCTTCCTCGCCTCGGAGGAGGCCGGCGACCTGCGAGGCAGCGCGATCCAGGTCTACGGCAGCGCATGA
- a CDS encoding IgGFc-binding protein: MACRAGGAALLLALAACSDDGTAASGTQGSSDAGVMTSGSGSQTDGTTATTTAGTTTSTTQADSSSDGGTLKLDLGPLPDVGEMPVEPIPTTCAAAASGATSVGCEFFAVDLDQLDGFDDLQFAIAVSNVQTDVVANVTIEQRVGGAWTTVAGPMAIASLDESTFLLPDLHQEGSGVLVGGSYRIRADVPVVAYQFNPLNIEPDSASSDASLLLPVSSWDYINHVVGWEPLAQNGHGAYLTVVAAVDGTVVDITPTIATQAGAMVPAGIPGVAMQVSLDAGDVVELNVATGMQTLSGTRVESDAEHPVAVFSGAECTFVLAYSCDHIEEQLTGVRQWGLDFVAARVPPRVAAAPETSVWQIYASEDGTTVDFEGSAATTGLPAAPVSLDAGELVTLEVGGDASEPGDFAVHADKPIAVVNYMTGSSLAGSQGDPVMVQLPPVEQYLPRYVVLVPTSWTTDVITLMREPGAPVLLDGVAVPGAAFVTVGAHEVARVPAADGVHVLEGDAAFGVLVAGYTTVDSYAYPGGLGTGVINPTPEG, encoded by the coding sequence ATGGCGTGTCGTGCCGGCGGCGCGGCGCTGCTGCTGGCGCTCGCGGCCTGCAGTGACGACGGCACCGCCGCGAGCGGCACGCAGGGCAGCTCGGACGCGGGCGTGATGACCAGCGGCAGTGGCTCGCAGACCGACGGCACCACTGCGACCACGACCGCCGGCACCACCACCTCCACCACGCAGGCCGACTCGTCCTCGGACGGCGGCACGCTCAAGCTCGATCTCGGGCCGCTGCCCGACGTCGGCGAGATGCCGGTCGAGCCGATCCCCACCACCTGCGCGGCAGCGGCCAGCGGCGCGACCTCGGTGGGCTGCGAGTTCTTCGCGGTCGACCTCGATCAGCTCGACGGCTTCGATGATCTACAGTTCGCGATCGCGGTCTCCAACGTGCAGACCGACGTGGTCGCCAACGTCACGATCGAGCAACGCGTCGGCGGGGCCTGGACCACGGTCGCGGGCCCGATGGCGATCGCGTCGCTCGACGAGTCGACGTTCCTGCTGCCCGATCTCCACCAGGAGGGCAGCGGCGTGCTCGTCGGTGGTTCGTACCGCATCCGCGCCGACGTGCCGGTGGTGGCCTACCAGTTCAATCCGCTCAACATCGAGCCCGACTCGGCGTCGTCCGACGCATCGCTGCTGCTGCCGGTGTCGAGCTGGGACTACATCAATCATGTGGTCGGCTGGGAGCCGCTGGCGCAGAACGGCCATGGTGCGTACTTGACGGTGGTCGCGGCGGTCGACGGCACCGTCGTCGACATCACGCCGACGATCGCGACGCAGGCCGGCGCGATGGTGCCGGCCGGGATCCCCGGCGTCGCCATGCAGGTGTCGCTCGACGCCGGCGACGTCGTCGAGCTCAACGTCGCCACCGGCATGCAGACGCTGTCGGGCACGCGGGTGGAGTCGGACGCCGAGCACCCCGTTGCAGTGTTCTCGGGCGCCGAGTGCACCTTCGTGCTGGCGTACTCCTGCGATCACATCGAGGAGCAGCTCACCGGCGTGCGCCAGTGGGGCCTCGACTTCGTGGCCGCCCGCGTGCCGCCGCGGGTCGCCGCCGCGCCGGAGACCTCGGTGTGGCAGATCTACGCCAGCGAGGACGGCACCACCGTCGACTTCGAGGGCTCGGCGGCGACGACGGGCCTGCCCGCGGCCCCGGTGTCGCTCGACGCCGGCGAACTCGTCACGCTGGAGGTCGGCGGCGACGCGAGCGAGCCCGGCGATTTCGCCGTGCACGCCGACAAGCCCATCGCGGTGGTGAACTACATGACCGGCAGCTCGCTGGCGGGCAGCCAAGGCGACCCGGTGATGGTGCAGCTGCCCCCGGTCGAGCAGTACCTGCCGCGATACGTGGTGCTGGTGCCGACCTCGTGGACCACCGACGTCATCACGCTCATGCGCGAGCCCGGTGCACCGGTGTTGCTCGACGGCGTGGCCGTGCCCGGCGCCGCCTTCGTGACCGTCGGCGCGCACGAGGTCGCGCGGGTACCTGCGGCCGACGGCGTGCACGTGCTCGAGGGCGACGCCGCCTTCGGGGTGCTGGTGGCGGGCTACACCACCGTCGACAGCTACGCGTACCCGGGTGGTCTGGGCACCGGCGTCATCAACCCCACGCCCGAGGGCTGA
- a CDS encoding glutathione peroxidase encodes MPRFHDFVVTAITGEPVSLSIYADTACLVVNVASAUGLTPQYAGLRALHEHHPELTVLGFPCNQFGRQEPGSNAEILEFATSRYGVTFPMFAKLEVNGDGAAPLYQFLRAAQPNPDGTTDVTWNFTKFLVAKDGRVLRRFEPKQTPAEIEAVLPSLLRAAP; translated from the coding sequence GTGCCCCGCTTCCATGACTTCGTCGTGACCGCCATCACCGGCGAGCCGGTGTCGCTGTCGATCTACGCCGACACCGCGTGCCTGGTGGTGAACGTCGCCAGCGCCTGAGGGCTCACGCCCCAGTACGCAGGTCTGCGTGCCCTCCACGAGCATCACCCCGAGCTGACCGTGCTCGGCTTCCCCTGCAACCAGTTCGGGCGTCAGGAGCCCGGCAGCAACGCCGAGATCCTCGAGTTCGCGACCTCGCGTTACGGCGTCACGTTCCCGATGTTCGCCAAGCTCGAGGTCAACGGCGACGGCGCTGCGCCGCTGTACCAGTTCCTGCGCGCGGCCCAGCCCAACCCCGACGGCACCACCGACGTGACGTGGAACTTCACCAAGTTCCTGGTCGCGAAGGACGGCCGCGTGCTGCGACGCTTCGAGCCCAAGCAAACGCCCGCCGAGATCGAGGCCGTGCTGCCATCGCTGCTGAGGGCAGCGCCGTGA
- a CDS encoding thrombospondin type 3 repeat-containing protein codes for MVSDGLQFVFNNLLEDTSIELVRKRPDVPALFEIYDWKTQLLELRGPVSRWAGDWRHDKTEDRDVVTRLVNHSCVANLRDAGIGYPFDAARGDTTALCDELDEHGVPRKLHAAQVVTATRGRWDDRAIGEAVGYDCETPAAGVDTCCSVCDHALGVRVAKYGAGERIACDPAGDRLIECAGFVSQTDRSDEVHCDPADPECTPFELDRADAIRELHPDARQGDRIGAACESDDECRDVSGQGLPGAECIGTNAAGQACSPQGGDPECGGGRCRAPWFVDCVADPDTTGAQGYCVDVRHDADAAAACFVGDGFRICDANGNCGTAAGDERLSSCDANADGHLTAAECCPDGEACDPVYDSAVEPLIRYERKATLPSVTRELNCGDTFAAHLCDGADCCDGDLCEAPSGATCRLSTGSCDGCTHEEAALCAVQPDRLQTCASFEDAGDYAVNLVTKLGGIIYDPALKGIKWLPADRGGRPRAVIEACAESRGRIAPRNVADGWRAHDGLGLGVELEADWDLGLCSDQTYTVVFATDAGHERLKDKPGNTLAGKSEYTFQTPAFHVVPNSGFPADNLRIGPCDTFSLSFSNKYDLSPGNLAKIELHRVDGAGGVRVAGGRDCANTRAEIEAGVAPVPCLQTDVSGHERGEVHVRIDPVAFGPWLEDGVTYRMVVPGLHDGDDPADPSVYASAFWDVCGMPLQLGGASDPSDYDYTFAVDPTRCDEDEDRDGITLSCDNAPDLYNPEQFDVDGDGVGDAIDLCPASPGFARDTGDSDRDGIGNACDACAKPVSRYNELAVANAVPAYMQVRAVPSQDDADRDGVGDVCDNCPATANCGVYGDDRPYRLDDPLDVDAATCQRDVDADMIGDACFGTQDELAAGPVGYGDGDDFDQDGLANLVDACPRQPERDRVACEDDAGCPVDRSCVRALPDDATGVCNHADADGDGVGDACDTCPAVANAMQTFDGGAQADDPDGDFVGAACELDVACGDQASPRPLAFYAVAAAGQCCTTLLVEQGTDLFDRATMRRVEDSDGLPIRRSCDGDDCRALPAVLAATPGVLVAPAGCDDALAGAGVSLDGNVPVGAAWTSGDLDALWRLQCRLPTLDQDFDGLGDACDLCPFAFDPDNEPYTDEAGKLWPNDGAACSGANSPQARCSGAVDPADGGATDDGGSSDGGGSSDGG; via the coding sequence GTGGTCTCGGACGGGCTGCAGTTCGTCTTCAACAACCTGCTCGAGGACACCAGCATCGAGCTCGTGCGCAAGCGGCCCGACGTGCCGGCGCTGTTCGAGATCTACGACTGGAAGACCCAGTTGCTCGAGCTGCGAGGGCCGGTCTCACGCTGGGCCGGCGACTGGCGCCACGACAAGACCGAGGACCGCGACGTGGTCACGCGGCTGGTGAACCACTCGTGCGTCGCCAACCTCCGCGATGCCGGCATCGGCTACCCGTTCGACGCCGCGCGGGGGGACACCACTGCGCTGTGCGACGAGCTCGACGAACACGGCGTGCCCCGCAAGCTCCACGCCGCCCAGGTCGTCACTGCCACCCGCGGACGCTGGGACGACCGTGCCATCGGCGAGGCCGTCGGCTACGACTGCGAGACCCCGGCGGCTGGCGTCGATACCTGCTGCTCGGTGTGCGACCACGCGCTCGGGGTCCGGGTGGCGAAGTACGGCGCCGGTGAGCGCATCGCCTGCGATCCGGCCGGCGATCGGCTGATCGAGTGCGCGGGCTTCGTGAGCCAGACCGATCGCAGCGACGAGGTCCACTGCGATCCCGCCGATCCCGAGTGCACGCCATTCGAGCTCGACCGCGCGGATGCGATCCGCGAGCTGCACCCCGACGCGCGCCAGGGCGATCGCATCGGCGCGGCGTGTGAGAGCGACGACGAGTGCCGCGACGTGTCGGGGCAGGGGCTGCCCGGCGCGGAGTGCATCGGCACCAACGCGGCCGGTCAGGCCTGCTCGCCGCAGGGCGGCGACCCCGAGTGCGGCGGCGGCCGCTGCCGTGCGCCGTGGTTCGTCGACTGCGTGGCCGACCCCGACACCACCGGTGCGCAGGGCTACTGCGTCGATGTCCGCCACGACGCCGACGCGGCGGCGGCGTGCTTCGTGGGCGATGGCTTCCGCATCTGTGACGCCAACGGGAACTGCGGCACGGCGGCGGGCGACGAGCGCCTGTCGAGCTGTGATGCCAACGCCGACGGTCACCTGACGGCGGCCGAGTGCTGCCCCGACGGTGAGGCCTGCGACCCGGTCTACGATAGTGCCGTCGAGCCGCTCATCCGCTACGAGCGCAAGGCCACGCTGCCGAGCGTCACGCGTGAGCTCAACTGTGGCGACACCTTTGCCGCGCACCTGTGCGACGGTGCGGACTGCTGCGACGGCGATCTCTGCGAGGCGCCCTCGGGCGCGACGTGTCGGCTGTCGACCGGCAGCTGCGACGGCTGCACCCACGAGGAGGCGGCGCTGTGCGCCGTGCAGCCCGATCGGCTGCAGACCTGCGCGTCGTTCGAAGACGCCGGCGACTACGCCGTCAACCTCGTGACCAAGCTCGGCGGCATCATCTACGACCCCGCGCTCAAGGGCATCAAGTGGCTGCCGGCCGATCGCGGTGGGCGGCCGCGCGCGGTGATCGAGGCCTGTGCCGAGTCGCGTGGCCGCATCGCGCCACGCAACGTCGCCGACGGCTGGCGTGCCCACGACGGGCTCGGCCTGGGCGTGGAGCTCGAGGCCGACTGGGACCTCGGGCTCTGCTCCGATCAGACCTACACGGTGGTGTTCGCCACGGACGCCGGCCACGAGCGCCTGAAGGACAAGCCGGGCAACACGCTGGCGGGCAAGTCGGAGTACACGTTCCAGACGCCCGCCTTCCACGTGGTGCCGAACTCGGGCTTCCCGGCCGACAACCTTCGCATCGGGCCCTGCGACACCTTCAGTCTGTCGTTCTCCAACAAGTACGATCTCTCGCCCGGCAACCTCGCCAAGATCGAGCTGCACCGCGTCGACGGTGCCGGCGGCGTGCGGGTCGCGGGTGGTCGCGACTGCGCGAACACGCGGGCCGAGATCGAGGCTGGCGTGGCGCCGGTGCCGTGCCTGCAGACCGACGTCAGCGGTCACGAGCGCGGCGAGGTGCACGTGCGCATCGACCCGGTGGCGTTCGGGCCGTGGCTCGAGGACGGCGTCACCTATCGCATGGTGGTGCCCGGCCTGCACGACGGCGACGACCCAGCCGATCCGAGCGTGTACGCCAGCGCGTTCTGGGACGTCTGCGGCATGCCGCTGCAGCTCGGCGGCGCCAGCGATCCGTCCGACTACGACTACACCTTCGCGGTCGATCCGACCCGCTGCGACGAGGACGAGGACCGCGACGGCATCACGCTGTCGTGCGACAACGCGCCCGATCTCTACAACCCCGAGCAGTTCGACGTGGACGGCGACGGTGTCGGCGACGCCATCGACCTGTGCCCGGCGTCGCCGGGCTTCGCCCGCGACACCGGCGACTCCGATCGCGACGGCATCGGCAACGCCTGTGACGCCTGCGCCAAGCCGGTTTCGCGCTACAACGAGCTCGCGGTCGCCAACGCCGTGCCGGCGTACATGCAGGTGCGCGCGGTGCCGTCCCAGGACGACGCCGATCGCGACGGCGTCGGCGATGTCTGCGACAACTGCCCCGCCACGGCCAACTGCGGTGTCTACGGCGACGATCGCCCGTACCGGCTCGACGACCCGCTCGACGTCGACGCGGCGACCTGCCAGCGCGACGTCGATGCCGACATGATCGGTGATGCATGCTTCGGCACCCAGGACGAGCTCGCGGCCGGTCCGGTGGGCTACGGCGACGGCGACGACTTCGACCAGGACGGCCTGGCCAACCTCGTGGATGCATGCCCGCGACAGCCCGAGCGCGACCGCGTGGCTTGCGAGGACGATGCCGGTTGCCCCGTCGATCGCAGCTGCGTGCGCGCCCTGCCCGACGACGCCACCGGGGTCTGCAACCACGCCGACGCCGATGGCGACGGGGTCGGTGACGCCTGCGACACCTGCCCGGCTGTCGCCAATGCAATGCAGACCTTCGACGGCGGCGCGCAGGCCGACGACCCGGACGGCGACTTCGTGGGTGCGGCGTGCGAGCTCGACGTCGCGTGCGGCGATCAGGCCAGCCCCCGACCGCTGGCGTTCTACGCGGTGGCCGCGGCCGGTCAGTGCTGCACCACGCTGCTGGTGGAGCAGGGCACCGACCTGTTCGATCGCGCGACCATGCGGCGCGTCGAGGACAGTGACGGCCTGCCGATTCGACGCAGCTGTGACGGTGACGACTGCCGTGCGCTGCCCGCCGTGTTGGCCGCGACCCCGGGCGTGTTGGTGGCGCCGGCGGGCTGCGACGACGCGCTCGCGGGCGCCGGCGTCTCGCTCGACGGCAACGTGCCCGTCGGTGCCGCGTGGACCTCGGGTGATCTGGACGCGCTGTGGCGGCTGCAGTGCCGCCTGCCCACGCTCGACCAGGACTTCGACGGTCTCGGCGACGCGTGCGACCTGTGTCCGTTCGCGTTCGATCCCGACAACGAGCCCTACACCGACGAAGCGGGCAAGCTGTGGCCCAACGATGGTGCGGCGTGCAGCGGCGCCAACAGCCCGCAGGCACGCTGCAGCGGGGCCGTCGACCCCGCAGACGGCGGCGCCACGGACGACGGCGGCTCGAGCGACGGCGGCGGCTCGAGCGACGGCGGCTGA
- a CDS encoding biopolymer transporter ExbD, producing the protein MGMSAGGGKGAKSEINVTPLVDVCLVLLIIFMVMVPRNVPEISVRVPPDSKMQQRKPPTEEPLVIGLTADGALTLNKAPTDKSKLAEQITKQLEFREKKVVFIDFEDKAKYGEAVDVLDLAKRAGAEVLGIMKPKDKTRTPDKLNG; encoded by the coding sequence ATGGGAATGTCAGCCGGCGGCGGCAAAGGCGCCAAGAGCGAGATCAACGTCACCCCGCTGGTGGACGTGTGCCTCGTGCTGCTCATCATCTTCATGGTGATGGTGCCTCGCAACGTGCCCGAGATCTCGGTGCGGGTGCCGCCCGATTCGAAGATGCAGCAGCGTAAGCCGCCGACGGAGGAGCCGTTGGTGATCGGTCTGACTGCCGATGGTGCGCTCACGCTCAACAAGGCACCGACCGACAAGAGCAAGCTCGCCGAGCAGATCACCAAGCAGCTCGAGTTCCGCGAGAAGAAGGTCGTGTTCATCGACTTCGAGGACAAGGCCAAGTACGGCGAAGCGGTCGACGTGCTCGACCTCGCCAAGCGTGCCGGTGCCGAGGTCCTGGGAATCATGAAGCCCAAGGACAAGACTCGCACGCCCGACAAGCTCAACGGATGA
- a CDS encoding biopolymer transporter ExbD — translation MKHVGKRTRSIPYKSDHGVDHSAPNSDINVTPLVDVCLVLLIIFMVVTPMLGRGKDVRLPVLSDAAEHKEGDQVFVSVDDAGAWIEQDLYNDKASFLGRLEEDLKIAFGKAAAVGYKGPILFVKGDRDTDYGRVRTVMEWINSSDAAVTDIALVVDKTEN, via the coding sequence GTGAAGCACGTCGGCAAGCGGACCCGTTCGATCCCGTACAAGTCGGATCACGGCGTCGATCACTCGGCCCCCAACAGCGACATCAACGTCACGCCGCTGGTGGACGTGTGCCTGGTGTTGCTGATCATCTTCATGGTCGTCACGCCCATGCTCGGGCGCGGCAAGGACGTGCGCCTGCCGGTGCTGTCCGACGCTGCGGAGCACAAGGAGGGCGACCAGGTCTTCGTGTCGGTCGACGACGCCGGCGCCTGGATCGAGCAGGACCTCTACAACGACAAGGCCTCGTTCCTCGGTCGACTCGAGGAAGACCTCAAGATCGCGTTCGGCAAGGCGGCCGCGGTCGGGTACAAGGGACCGATCCTCTTCGTGAAGGGCGACCGCGACACCGACTATGGCCGCGTGCGCACCGTGATGGAGTGGATCAACTCGAGCGATGCGGCGGTGACCGACATCGCGCTGGTGGTCGACAAGACCGAGAATTGA
- a CDS encoding MotA/TolQ/ExbB proton channel family protein — MHTLSILIAEGSDFSLTGMWEQMGLFAKIVLIGLVVMFVIALAVIIERLRAYARAKRQSINYIMLLRTYLQERKMQEAVAAAQQHGDSPVAKVVGAGLKEYLDGLEALREEGPDDVGDFDLVDAVNRQMERAKERETANLKRGLTWLATVGSTAPFVGLLGTVVGIINSFQGLSSDGGGGLSAVAGGISEALVATAVGLLVAIPAVMMFNAFNARVESYQIDMNDVASELVDFVLKEGRYS, encoded by the coding sequence ATGCACACCCTTTCGATCCTCATCGCCGAAGGCAGCGATTTCTCCCTCACGGGCATGTGGGAGCAGATGGGCCTGTTCGCCAAGATCGTGCTCATCGGCCTGGTCGTGATGTTCGTGATCGCACTGGCGGTCATCATCGAGCGGCTGCGTGCCTACGCCCGCGCGAAGCGACAGTCGATCAACTACATCATGCTGCTGCGCACCTATCTGCAAGAGCGCAAGATGCAGGAGGCCGTTGCGGCCGCCCAGCAGCACGGCGACAGCCCGGTGGCGAAGGTCGTCGGTGCCGGCTTGAAGGAGTACCTCGATGGGCTCGAGGCGCTGCGCGAGGAGGGCCCCGACGATGTCGGTGACTTCGACCTCGTCGACGCGGTCAACCGTCAGATGGAGCGCGCCAAGGAGCGCGAGACCGCCAACCTCAAGCGCGGCCTCACCTGGCTCGCGACGGTCGGCTCGACCGCACCGTTCGTCGGTCTGCTCGGCACGGTGGTCGGCATCATCAACTCGTTCCAGGGCCTGTCCTCGGACGGCGGCGGCGGCCTGTCGGCGGTCGCGGGCGGCATCTCCGAGGCGCTCGTCGCCACCGCGGTCGGCCTCCTGGTCGCCATCCCCGCGGTGATGATGTTCAACGCCTTCAACGCGCGCGTCGAGTCGTACCAGATCGACATGAACGACGTGGCCTCGGAGCTGGTCGACTTCGTGTTGAAGGAGGGTCGCTACTCGTGA
- a CDS encoding TonB family protein, producing the protein MITFSIILFMWVANKMSIMRVDPPPGIEFIMTQLVEEEAVAAPPPPPPPPPAAAEEEEEEEEEIPEEEVPLEEIVQPKETPDKVPDPNKKGGTKGPRVPGGVPGGVPGGVPGGVPGGMPGGVPGGVPGGVATKRDVQEKDVAKAPISSVRSQAIYDPNPDQRKLAGTKAATFDKRPGTVKIAFCVDPGGKPTDVRVSKKFPNDPQVDQIVKETVQKWRFKPFIVDGKAKTTCTEASFDIVFE; encoded by the coding sequence GTGATCACCTTCTCGATCATCCTGTTCATGTGGGTCGCGAACAAGATGTCGATCATGCGGGTCGACCCGCCGCCCGGCATCGAGTTCATCATGACCCAGCTGGTGGAGGAGGAGGCCGTCGCGGCCCCGCCACCACCGCCGCCGCCGCCCCCGGCGGCCGCGGAAGAAGAAGAGGAAGAAGAAGAGGAGATTCCCGAGGAGGAAGTGCCCCTCGAGGAAATCGTCCAGCCGAAGGAGACCCCGGACAAGGTGCCCGATCCCAACAAGAAGGGCGGCACCAAGGGTCCGAGGGTCCCCGGTGGCGTGCCGGGCGGTGTGCCCGGTGGCGTGCCGGGCGGTGTGCCCGGCGGCATGCCCGGTGGCGTGCCCGGTGGCGTGCCCGGTGGTGTCGCGACCAAGCGCGACGTGCAGGAGAAGGACGTCGCGAAGGCGCCCATCTCCTCGGTGCGATCGCAGGCCATCTACGACCCCAACCCCGACCAGCGCAAGCTCGCCGGTACCAAGGCCGCGACCTTCGACAAGCGCCCCGGCACCGTGAAGATCGCGTTCTGCGTCGATCCGGGCGGCAAGCCGACCGACGTGCGGGTCTCGAAGAAGTTCCCCAACGATCCGCAGGTGGATCAGATCGTCAAGGAGACGGTCCAGAAGTGGCGCTTCAAGCCCTTCATCGTCGACGGCAAGGCCAAGACGACCTGCACCGAGGCCTCGTTCGACATCGTGTTCGAGTGA
- a CDS encoding energy transducer TonB — protein MFDTYMIAHAIDPGFRRRVTISLGAALVGSALAIASYLGVEKLGVARVGAPHVELDVLMATTVPAPSAAPPPAAPPAAAAPEEPAAADDPPPEDHRARVEEVPLESSRPRARGEAGTGVPTGSGIPGLHGLGVGPVRDGPPCPIPGTCVATPPPVRPPTPVAAASTKVPLSVVKSRLRFSPNPTQAELARTPAGIARRGGTSVVEFCIDPAGKVEQVRTRKSAGDREIDRLCREAVARWRFSPTQVQGHGVRTCSESSFEITFD, from the coding sequence ATGTTCGACACGTACATGATCGCCCACGCGATCGACCCGGGCTTCCGTCGCCGCGTCACGATCTCGCTCGGTGCGGCCCTCGTGGGCAGCGCGCTCGCGATTGCGAGCTACCTCGGCGTCGAGAAGCTGGGCGTCGCCCGCGTCGGCGCACCCCACGTCGAGCTCGACGTGTTGATGGCGACCACGGTGCCGGCGCCCAGCGCTGCGCCACCACCGGCTGCGCCACCGGCCGCTGCGGCGCCCGAGGAGCCGGCGGCCGCCGATGATCCACCCCCCGAGGATCACCGCGCGCGCGTCGAGGAGGTCCCCCTCGAGTCGTCGCGGCCCCGTGCCCGCGGCGAAGCCGGCACTGGCGTGCCCACCGGCAGCGGCATCCCCGGCCTGCATGGCCTCGGCGTGGGTCCCGTGCGCGACGGCCCGCCGTGCCCGATTCCCGGCACCTGCGTGGCCACGCCGCCGCCGGTGCGGCCGCCGACGCCGGTCGCCGCGGCGTCCACCAAGGTCCCGCTGTCGGTGGTGAAGAGTCGTCTGCGCTTCTCGCCGAACCCCACGCAGGCCGAGCTCGCGCGCACGCCCGCCGGCATCGCCCGCCGCGGCGGCACCAGCGTGGTCGAGTTCTGCATCGATCCCGCGGGCAAGGTCGAGCAGGTGCGCACGCGCAAGTCCGCCGGCGATCGCGAGATCGATCGCCTGTGTCGCGAGGCGGTCGCGCGCTGGCGCTTCAGCCCCACACAGGTGCAGGGCCACGGCGTGCGCACGTGCAGCGAGTCCTCGTTCGAGATCACCTTCGACTAG
- the efp gene encoding elongation factor P — protein sequence MAALDVSELKKNSKVDIDGVPFVVVEFQFVKPGKGQGLYKCRIKNMITGAVIDRTWRSGERFEPANVESKKMQYLFSSGESFTFMDNATYEQVEMAADLIGDDKWFLLDNIEVEVLFYNERPVGVSLPSHVVMEIVDSEPGVKGDTATNVTKQATVSTGYAVAVPIFIKVGERIKIDTRTGAYIERVNT from the coding sequence ATGGCAGCCCTCGACGTCAGCGAACTCAAGAAGAACTCCAAGGTCGACATCGACGGCGTGCCCTTCGTCGTGGTCGAGTTCCAGTTCGTGAAGCCCGGCAAGGGCCAGGGCCTCTACAAGTGCCGCATCAAGAACATGATCACCGGCGCGGTCATCGACCGCACCTGGCGATCGGGTGAGCGCTTCGAGCCCGCCAACGTCGAGTCGAAGAAGATGCAGTACCTCTTCTCGTCGGGCGAGAGCTTCACCTTCATGGACAACGCGACCTACGAGCAGGTCGAGATGGCCGCCGATCTGATCGGCGACGACAAGTGGTTCCTGCTCGACAACATCGAGGTCGAGGTCCTGTTCTACAACGAGCGCCCGGTCGGGGTGAGCCTGCCCAGCCACGTCGTGATGGAGATCGTCGACTCCGAGCCCGGCGTGAAGGGTGACACCGCCACCAACGTGACCAAGCAAGCCACGGTCTCGACCGGCTACGCGGTCGCGGTGCCGATCTTCATCAAGGTCGGCGAGCGCATCAAGATCGACACGCGCACGGGCGCGTACATCGAGCGCGTCAACACGTGA
- a CDS encoding Rrf2 family transcriptional regulator produces MRLSTKVRYALRALVDVAHRGYASAQAIAERQAIPARYLEEIIGELRRAGLVVGKRGPRGGYRLARPAAEIALSEVLAALSSGQSDPSPAAAPDEITVLVERAIDDRLRAAVGDLRLEQLLGEARERHRRSAANYVI; encoded by the coding sequence ATGCGCCTCTCGACCAAGGTCCGCTATGCCCTGCGCGCGCTCGTCGACGTGGCGCACCGGGGGTACGCGTCCGCCCAGGCCATCGCCGAGCGCCAGGCGATTCCCGCACGCTACCTCGAAGAGATCATCGGCGAGCTCCGCCGCGCCGGCCTCGTGGTGGGAAAACGCGGGCCGCGTGGGGGATATCGACTCGCACGCCCGGCCGCCGAGATCGCGCTGTCGGAGGTGCTCGCGGCCCTGAGCAGCGGCCAGTCCGATCCAAGCCCCGCGGCGGCGCCCGACGAGATCACCGTGCTGGTCGAACGCGCCATCGACGATCGACTGCGCGCCGCGGTCGGCGATCTCCGACTCGAGCAGCTGCTCGGCGAGGCGCGCGAGCGTCACCGTCGCTCGGCCGCCAACTACGTCATCTGA